A genomic stretch from Candidatus Delongbacteria bacterium includes:
- a CDS encoding sigma-70 family RNA polymerase sigma factor, with product MIEDAELIQRHLRGERDAFPELIKRYQQMLYGYLVRMTRNRTDADDLFQETFIRVLRQLPSYDERSRFKSLLFTIAANLCVDHARKRQTRQSHLVEEDPDQGIDTLGDPSGDWIPDRMLEQKEVAETLVKAVDSLPEPQRELVLLRLETGMTFQEIADLKQEPLGTVLARMHRAVAKIRVYFQEHGHDTAA from the coding sequence ATGATCGAGGATGCAGAACTGATCCAGCGCCACCTGCGGGGTGAGCGTGACGCCTTTCCCGAGCTGATCAAGCGCTATCAGCAGATGCTCTACGGCTATCTGGTGCGCATGACCCGCAATCGGACGGATGCGGACGACCTGTTCCAGGAAACCTTCATCCGGGTGCTGCGCCAGCTGCCCAGCTATGACGAACGCAGTCGCTTCAAGAGCCTGTTGTTCACGATTGCCGCCAACCTCTGCGTGGACCATGCGCGCAAGCGCCAGACCCGCCAGAGTCACCTGGTGGAAGAGGATCCCGATCAAGGAATCGACACTCTTGGTGACCCTTCCGGGGACTGGATCCCCGACCGGATGCTGGAACAGAAGGAAGTGGCCGAGACCCTGGTGAAGGCCGTTGACAGTCTCCCGGAGCCCCAGCGCGAACTGGTGCTGCTGAGGCTGGAAACGGGGATGACCTTCCAGGAGATCGCCGATCTGAAGCAGGAACCGCTGGGCACCGTGCTGGCTCGCATGCACCGCGCCGTGGCGAAGATCCGTGTATACTTTCAGGAGCATGGCCATGACACCGCAGCCTGA
- a CDS encoding VCBS repeat-containing protein yields the protein MSTRHTITASIAALLALSCVASGSSRMLASIQAPAQSALVAASFLVQAVVPSQEGESWQLLGLADGSQTPDTLAQGVGTLPGTCSWQVGPLENGPWTLRIEIVGSTGLRVTTRNVVVGRAQIPGFPKGAAVQETGFTVQPLAEPGAPGLAWVEGIALDGIRGVPQLLHLDDASGLPLPGFPRDLSRDGVESCRYSSPVWLSTGAEPSLALLGVTQLVRYSTNGTLLASHSFDGVAASELIHFHTLAGEPRLLFASIGGTHSQLHLLDEDLVSLWVSDFPAQIPGSNLPLALADLDGDLNPEGWLGLYEQSSDLGQLWRINLADGGASLFGNVPGLMPAQLLSGEMTGDLATDLVMCGSQDAVSAWDANGLLWLRHSLGRSFSRGSLVDLDGDGRQEFCFTDHADGSQTHLRLLNGQGEPCGPLDGQTLGLDQRLGFEPLAADMDGDGDQDLILATSLKDPTVLHGQVRVLDGQGELLDHWVLAGKPTSALRLQDLDGDGTSELLLTDTFNRLNAWNTPSRDSRPGLPFGEIGRGGRTLKVITGSPQGSAWLDGRLLLQDSLVVDEGMVLSGHTLTLLSGQMIVRGCLSLSEGIRVNAGALLHFDSGSQVSQPGMPLEVAGTLSLHGEVVNNLGAQPLQPSSLASILNNSQLVTESGARLELVDCTLAGLTNRLVLGPGQELSLNGVWLMAGKGIHLEGASLVMDHSVLHADSLALSLKAGSQAQIHNSTFSSASTLALQVADSDVQLTSSYLLNNLQGIEVSGQSTLLADSCHFQGNGISLTVMGDADAVSVLHSDFVESGATAVRNLGSGQLLASWCYWNELQPTTGDVQALPQSDQAWFPPETTAPVFEVRPGPMINGDEPLLSWDPVEYTLNGIPVVVSYRVYRSTEPYDLVRPENLVATVSTPSWQSQNAPPRCFYAVTVWLGKTMSE from the coding sequence ATGAGCACTCGCCATACGATTACGGCTTCCATCGCGGCACTGCTTGCACTGTCCTGTGTCGCCTCCGGCAGTTCCCGGATGCTGGCCAGCATTCAGGCTCCCGCCCAGTCCGCCCTGGTGGCCGCTTCCTTCCTGGTGCAGGCCGTGGTGCCCAGCCAGGAGGGGGAGAGCTGGCAGCTGCTGGGCCTGGCCGATGGATCACAGACGCCGGATACCCTGGCCCAGGGCGTTGGCACGCTGCCCGGCACGTGCAGCTGGCAGGTGGGGCCCCTCGAGAACGGCCCCTGGACCCTGCGCATCGAAATCGTCGGATCCACGGGGCTGCGTGTCACGACCAGGAATGTCGTGGTGGGACGAGCCCAGATCCCCGGGTTTCCCAAGGGTGCCGCCGTGCAGGAGACCGGTTTCACGGTGCAGCCGCTGGCCGAGCCCGGAGCTCCCGGACTGGCCTGGGTCGAAGGCATCGCGCTGGATGGAATCCGGGGTGTGCCACAACTGTTGCACCTGGACGATGCCAGTGGGCTGCCTCTGCCCGGCTTTCCCCGTGATCTCTCCCGCGATGGGGTCGAGTCCTGCCGCTACAGCAGCCCGGTCTGGCTGAGCACGGGCGCCGAGCCCTCGCTGGCCCTGCTGGGCGTCACCCAGCTGGTACGCTATTCCACCAACGGCACCTTGCTGGCCAGCCACTCCTTCGACGGGGTCGCGGCCTCCGAGCTGATCCACTTCCATACGCTCGCGGGTGAGCCGAGGCTGCTTTTCGCCAGCATCGGCGGCACTCACAGTCAGCTCCATCTGCTGGATGAAGATCTGGTGTCATTGTGGGTGAGCGATTTTCCCGCCCAGATCCCCGGCAGCAACCTGCCGCTTGCGCTGGCCGATCTGGATGGTGATCTGAATCCTGAAGGCTGGCTGGGACTCTACGAACAGTCGTCGGATCTTGGCCAGCTCTGGCGCATCAACCTGGCCGACGGTGGCGCATCTCTCTTCGGCAACGTGCCGGGCCTGATGCCCGCGCAGTTGCTGAGCGGCGAAATGACGGGCGACCTGGCCACCGATCTGGTGATGTGCGGCAGTCAGGACGCGGTCAGTGCCTGGGACGCCAATGGCCTGCTCTGGCTGCGGCATAGCTTGGGGCGTTCGTTCTCGCGTGGCTCACTCGTGGACCTGGACGGCGATGGTCGGCAGGAATTCTGCTTCACCGATCACGCCGATGGCAGCCAGACCCACCTGCGTCTGCTGAATGGCCAGGGCGAACCGTGCGGGCCTCTCGATGGACAGACCCTGGGACTGGACCAACGTCTCGGCTTTGAACCTCTGGCCGCCGACATGGACGGCGATGGCGACCAGGACCTGATTCTGGCCACGTCACTCAAGGATCCAACCGTGTTGCACGGTCAGGTGCGAGTTCTGGATGGTCAGGGTGAGCTGCTGGATCACTGGGTACTTGCAGGCAAGCCCACCTCGGCCCTGCGCCTGCAGGACCTGGACGGCGACGGCACCAGCGAACTGCTGCTGACCGACACCTTCAATCGACTGAATGCCTGGAACACGCCCTCGCGCGATTCTCGCCCCGGTCTGCCCTTCGGCGAAATCGGGCGTGGAGGGCGCACCCTCAAGGTCATCACGGGCTCGCCCCAGGGCAGTGCCTGGCTGGATGGACGCCTGCTGCTGCAGGACTCGCTGGTCGTGGATGAGGGCATGGTTCTCAGCGGACACACACTGACCCTGCTCAGCGGCCAGATGATCGTGCGCGGATGCCTGAGCCTCAGCGAAGGCATTCGAGTCAACGCGGGGGCGCTGCTGCACTTCGACTCCGGTTCCCAGGTCAGTCAGCCGGGCATGCCACTCGAGGTGGCCGGCACCCTGAGCCTGCACGGGGAAGTGGTGAACAACCTTGGAGCGCAGCCCCTGCAGCCCAGTTCACTGGCCTCGATCCTGAACAACAGCCAGCTCGTCACCGAGAGCGGTGCCCGCCTGGAACTGGTGGATTGCACTCTGGCCGGGCTCACGAATCGATTGGTGCTGGGGCCTGGGCAGGAGCTGAGCCTGAACGGGGTCTGGCTGATGGCCGGGAAGGGCATCCATCTCGAGGGCGCCAGCCTGGTCATGGATCACAGCGTGCTTCACGCCGACAGTCTGGCCCTGTCGCTCAAGGCGGGCAGCCAAGCGCAGATTCACAACAGCACCTTCAGTTCCGCCAGCACCCTGGCGCTGCAGGTGGCCGATTCCGACGTGCAGCTGACCAGCAGTTATCTGCTGAACAATCTGCAGGGCATCGAGGTCTCCGGCCAATCCACGCTGCTGGCCGATTCCTGTCACTTCCAGGGCAACGGAATCTCCCTGACCGTGATGGGCGATGCTGACGCGGTCAGCGTGCTGCACAGCGATTTTGTGGAAAGCGGCGCCACGGCCGTGCGCAATCTTGGCAGCGGACAGCTGCTGGCCAGTTGGTGTTACTGGAACGAGCTCCAGCCCACCACCGGAGATGTGCAGGCCCTGCCGCAGAGCGATCAGGCCTGGTTTCCGCCGGAAACCACGGCACCCGTGTTCGAAGTTCGCCCGGGCCCGATGATCAACGGAGACGAACCCCTGCTGTCCTGGGATCCGGTGGAGTACACGCTCAACGGAATTCCCGTGGTGGTCAGTTATCGGGTCTACCGCTCCACCGAACCCTATGACCTGGTGCGCCCCGAGAATCTGGTGGCCACGGTCAGTACGCCATCCTGGCAGAGTCAGAATGCCCCGCCGCGCTGTTTCTATGCCGTGACGGTCTGGCTGGGCAAGACCATGTCCGAGTAG
- a CDS encoding DinB family protein yields MSKALVSQYGAGLLMLDDALRKGQDLGLWISPAPVAPFWQIGYHALFYTDLYLCADERAFRPWPGHEPSWPRLGDPAVTARAPELASLLEYTAALRSSLTTRLSALDPDSPAGFEWIPFNRGELFIYTLRHLQHHTGQLAERVRHAGGPPVSWVGLDGESEV; encoded by the coding sequence ATGAGCAAGGCTCTGGTTTCACAGTATGGCGCGGGTCTGCTGATGCTGGACGATGCCCTGCGGAAGGGGCAGGATCTGGGACTCTGGATCTCGCCCGCTCCCGTGGCGCCCTTCTGGCAGATCGGCTATCACGCCCTGTTCTACACGGATCTCTATCTCTGTGCCGATGAGCGTGCGTTTCGCCCCTGGCCGGGCCACGAACCATCCTGGCCTCGGCTGGGTGATCCGGCTGTCACGGCGCGCGCCCCGGAACTGGCCAGTCTGCTGGAGTACACCGCGGCCCTCAGATCCAGTCTGACGACCCGGCTTTCCGCGTTGGACCCGGACTCCCCGGCCGGCTTCGAGTGGATCCCGTTCAATCGGGGCGAACTGTTCATCTATACCCTGCGCCACCTTCAGCATCATACCGGACAATTGGCCGAGCGGGTTCGTCACGCTGGCGGACCACCTGTGAGCTGGGTCGGACTGGACGGAGAGTCAGAGGTCTGA
- a CDS encoding sigma 54-interacting transcriptional regulator, with translation MQALLGRRYGECLELVADALPRIADPQLAVHLRLVKGNALLGTGRNREAREVYFQVYSTCRMARFDGEYKALGHKALMNAGLATRRLGEARTALQFYREVLTRAGFHSDAEEARMRNLLGSLHLSLGEHSDARVCFQKALQLLGPTGEAGDRADVHINLAILANAVKDPAEVTEHLEQARALCGDDPERRLKVEFNMGTLLLEQGNRTQAWVFFDKAQDLARRHDLQAHLPQILCSLALIRHQEGAGSEAGLLASRALEAAETLEQDNSWVRDTCQEILQEADPGSDDSFSLAETLIRTHGMVAVSEPMRRIIREIEALASSGLPVMIIGETGTGKELVARALHTAGPRSVAPFVPVNCPAIPEGLFESTLFGHVKGAFTGATESRKGMVELAMDGSIFLDEIGDLPLSIQPKLLRFLETGEFQPMGSTETRYSSARIISATNRDPGQLVESGQFRKDLLMRISAFRIDLPPLSERREDVYFIAASELDRLNRRNGRKLVFSARALQVLNEYDFPGNVRELKNAVARGAQVAQREVGPDDMGLVQAGPKKGDVAGGEDHWPDVLPLAPGTSLEDTVRELETRMIQRALSVRDGDREQAARDLGLSFRALKYKISKYGIQSRKKRRRGDSADDDESQGIEG, from the coding sequence GTGCAGGCTCTCCTCGGGCGTCGCTATGGCGAATGCCTTGAGCTTGTTGCTGATGCATTGCCCCGCATTGCCGACCCCCAACTTGCCGTTCACCTGCGCCTGGTGAAGGGCAATGCGTTGTTGGGAACCGGTCGCAACCGCGAAGCTCGCGAGGTGTACTTCCAGGTCTACAGCACCTGCCGGATGGCTCGATTCGACGGGGAGTACAAGGCCCTGGGCCACAAGGCCCTGATGAACGCGGGTCTGGCCACGCGCCGGCTTGGCGAAGCGCGGACGGCCCTCCAGTTCTATCGAGAAGTGCTGACCCGGGCCGGCTTCCATTCCGATGCCGAAGAAGCCCGCATGCGCAATCTGCTGGGCTCCCTGCACCTGAGTCTTGGTGAACACAGCGATGCCCGGGTCTGCTTCCAGAAGGCGCTGCAGTTGCTGGGGCCCACGGGCGAAGCCGGCGACCGCGCGGATGTGCACATCAACCTGGCCATTCTGGCCAATGCGGTCAAGGATCCGGCCGAGGTCACCGAACACCTGGAACAGGCACGCGCGCTCTGCGGCGACGACCCGGAGCGGCGCCTGAAGGTGGAATTCAACATGGGGACCCTGCTGCTCGAGCAGGGCAACCGCACTCAGGCCTGGGTATTCTTCGACAAGGCCCAGGATCTGGCCCGGCGCCACGATCTGCAGGCCCACCTGCCCCAGATTCTCTGCAGCCTGGCACTGATCAGACACCAGGAAGGGGCCGGGAGTGAAGCCGGCCTGCTGGCGAGCCGGGCACTTGAAGCGGCCGAGACCCTTGAACAGGACAACAGCTGGGTTCGGGACACCTGCCAGGAAATCCTGCAGGAGGCCGACCCGGGCAGTGACGACAGTTTCTCGCTGGCCGAGACCCTGATCCGCACCCACGGCATGGTGGCGGTGTCCGAGCCCATGCGACGGATCATCCGCGAAATCGAAGCGTTGGCCTCCTCCGGGTTGCCGGTGATGATCATTGGCGAAACGGGCACCGGCAAGGAACTGGTGGCCCGGGCCCTGCACACGGCGGGGCCGCGGTCGGTGGCGCCCTTCGTGCCCGTGAACTGTCCCGCGATTCCAGAAGGCCTGTTCGAGAGCACGCTCTTCGGCCACGTCAAGGGCGCGTTCACCGGAGCCACCGAGTCCCGCAAGGGCATGGTGGAGCTGGCCATGGACGGATCGATCTTCCTGGATGAAATCGGCGATCTGCCGCTGTCCATCCAGCCCAAGTTGCTGCGCTTCCTGGAAACGGGTGAGTTCCAGCCGATGGGGTCCACCGAAACGCGATACAGCAGTGCACGCATCATCTCGGCCACCAACCGTGATCCAGGGCAGCTGGTGGAGAGTGGCCAGTTCCGCAAGGACCTGCTGATGCGCATCAGCGCGTTCCGGATCGATCTGCCGCCCCTGAGTGAACGCCGCGAGGATGTCTACTTCATCGCCGCCAGCGAGCTGGACCGGCTGAACAGGCGCAATGGTCGCAAACTGGTGTTCTCGGCCCGGGCCCTGCAGGTGCTGAACGAGTACGATTTCCCGGGCAACGTGCGTGAGCTGAAGAATGCTGTCGCACGGGGGGCCCAGGTGGCCCAGCGCGAAGTCGGTCCCGACGACATGGGTCTGGTTCAGGCGGGACCAAAGAAGGGCGATGTTGCGGGCGGCGAGGACCATTGGCCCGATGTGCTCCCGCTGGCTCCGGGCACCAGCCTGGAAGACACGGTGCGCGAGCTGGAAACACGCATGATCCAGCGCGCGCTGTCGGTACGGGATGGCGACCGCGAACAGGCCGCCCGTGACCTGGGGCTCAGTTTCCGGGCCTTGAAGTACAAGATCTCCAAGTATGGGATCCAGTCCCGCAAGAAGCGCAGGCGCGGAGACAGCGCCGATGACGATGAATCACAGGGGATCGAGGGATGA